A part of Streptomyces sp. DSM 40750 genomic DNA contains:
- a CDS encoding (2Fe-2S)-binding protein: MYVCSCFGITEQQVKKHAADGACTPRQIASACKAGTDCGSCVRRIQAILGRGACPRRELADQGQPVLSDFEELEEAA; the protein is encoded by the coding sequence GTGTACGTCTGCAGTTGCTTCGGCATCACCGAGCAGCAGGTCAAGAAACATGCCGCGGACGGCGCCTGTACCCCTCGTCAGATCGCGTCCGCCTGCAAGGCGGGCACGGACTGCGGCTCGTGCGTACGCCGGATCCAGGCGATCCTGGGCAGGGGCGCGTGCCCGCGCCGTGAGCTGGCCGACCAGGGGCAGCCGGTGCTCTCGGACTTCGAGGAACTCGAGGAAGCCGCTTAG
- a CDS encoding class II 3-deoxy-7-phosphoheptulonate synthase: protein MTVNAKSSASAGNTWRDLPAAQQPEYPDTEALRAVVAELESYPPLVFAGECDQLRARMASVAKGEAFLLQGGDCAEAFDAVSADHIRNKLKTLLQMGAVLTYAASVPVVKVGRIAGQYSKPRSKGTETRDGVTLPTYRGDSVNGFDFNEAARIPDPERLKRMYNASASTLNLVRAFTTGGYADLRQVHAWNQDFVKSSPSGQRYEQLAREIDQALNFMHACGADPEEFRTVEFFSSHEALLLDYESALTRVDSRTGQLYDVSAHMVWIGERTRQLDHAHIEFASQIRNPIGIKLGPTTTAEDALQYIERLDPDREPGRLTFIVRMGADKVRDKLPELVEKVTASGATVAWVTDPMHGNTFEAASGHKTRRFDDVLDEVKGFFEVHKGLGTHPGGIHVELTGDDVTECVGGGDEIFVDDLHQRYETACDPRLNRSQSLDLAFLVAELYRD, encoded by the coding sequence GTGACCGTGAACGCTAAGTCCAGCGCGAGCGCTGGCAACACCTGGCGAGACCTGCCCGCGGCGCAGCAGCCCGAGTACCCCGACACCGAGGCTCTGCGCGCAGTCGTTGCGGAGCTCGAGTCGTATCCGCCGCTCGTCTTCGCGGGCGAGTGCGACCAGCTGCGCGCCCGGATGGCGTCCGTCGCCAAGGGAGAGGCGTTCCTCCTCCAGGGCGGCGACTGCGCCGAGGCCTTCGACGCCGTCTCGGCCGACCACATCCGTAACAAGCTCAAGACGCTGCTCCAGATGGGCGCGGTCCTCACGTACGCGGCCTCCGTGCCGGTCGTGAAGGTCGGCCGCATCGCCGGGCAGTACTCCAAGCCGCGCTCCAAGGGCACCGAGACCCGCGACGGCGTGACCCTGCCGACGTACCGCGGCGACTCGGTCAACGGCTTCGACTTCAACGAGGCCGCCCGTATCCCGGACCCCGAGCGCCTGAAGCGGATGTACAACGCCTCCGCCTCCACGCTCAACCTGGTCCGCGCCTTCACCACCGGCGGTTACGCCGACCTGCGCCAGGTGCACGCCTGGAACCAGGACTTCGTGAAGTCGTCCCCGTCCGGCCAGCGCTACGAGCAGCTCGCCCGCGAGATCGACCAGGCGCTGAACTTCATGCACGCCTGCGGGGCCGACCCGGAGGAGTTCCGCACCGTCGAGTTCTTCTCCTCGCACGAGGCGCTGCTGCTCGACTACGAGTCGGCGCTGACCCGCGTCGACTCGCGCACGGGGCAGCTGTACGACGTCTCCGCGCACATGGTGTGGATCGGTGAGCGCACCCGCCAGCTGGACCACGCGCACATCGAGTTCGCCTCGCAGATCCGCAACCCCATCGGGATCAAGCTCGGCCCGACGACCACGGCCGAGGACGCGCTGCAGTACATCGAGCGCCTCGACCCGGACCGCGAGCCGGGCCGGCTGACCTTCATCGTGCGCATGGGCGCGGACAAGGTCCGCGACAAGCTGCCCGAGCTGGTCGAGAAGGTCACCGCCTCCGGCGCGACCGTGGCCTGGGTCACCGACCCGATGCACGGCAACACCTTCGAGGCGGCCTCCGGCCACAAGACCCGCCGCTTCGACGACGTGCTCGACGAGGTCAAGGGCTTCTTCGAGGTCCACAAGGGTCTGGGCACCCACCCGGGCGGCATCCACGTGGAGCTCACCGGCGACGACGTCACCGAGTGCGTGGGCGGCGGCGACGAGATCTTCGTCGACGACCTGCACCAGCGCTACGAGACGGCCTGCGACCCGCGGCTCAACCGCAGCCAGTCCCTGGACCTGGCGTTCCTCGTTGCGGAGCTGTACCGGGATTAG
- a CDS encoding trp operon leader peptide, whose product MFAHSIQNWWWTAHPAAH is encoded by the coding sequence ATGTTCGCGCACTCGATCCAGAACTGGTGGTGGACCGCTCATCCGGCGGCCCACTGA
- a CDS encoding anthranilate synthase family protein — protein sequence MDLARLLSDDRPFALLRRRTPGLHDHDTVEVLIGPVTTYERLADIPDEGLALVPFRQIRERGFDVRDDGTPLSVLRPEESYELPLAQALAELPAHDVRVEGGGFDVGDEEYAEIVGRVLREEIGRGEGANFVIRRTYEGSVPGFGRADALALFRRLLEGERGAYWTFVVHTGERSLVGASPEVHVRMSGGTVVMNPISGTYRYPAGGPTPEDLLAFLADGKEIEELSMVVDEELKMMCTVGDMGGVVVGPRLKEMAHLAHTEYELRGRSSLDVREVLKETMFAATVTGSPVQNACRVIERYEPLGRDGVGRGYYAGALALVGRDSGGAQTLDSPILIRTADIAADGRLKVPVGATLVRGSDPASEVAETHAKAAGVLAALGVRPGRPGRERVRPVLAEDPRVRAALDGRRGSLAPFWLRMQERTAELAGHALVVDAEDTFTAMLAHLLRSSGLEVTVRRYDEPGLREVVLGHEGVVVLGPGPGDPADVGDPKMRFLRSLTAEVVRGHRYGVLGVCLGHELIAAELGLGIVRKEVPYQGAQTEIDLFGRAETVGFYNSFVAHCDDGAAGELAARGVEVSRSASGEVHALRGAGFAGVQFHPESVLTLDGVAVVRELVAGVQSLRAL from the coding sequence ATGGACCTGGCTCGGCTCCTGTCCGACGACCGACCGTTCGCCCTGCTGCGCCGCCGCACGCCCGGCCTCCACGACCACGACACGGTGGAGGTCCTGATCGGCCCGGTGACCACGTACGAGCGGCTCGCCGACATCCCCGACGAGGGGCTGGCCCTCGTCCCCTTCCGGCAGATCCGCGAACGCGGCTTCGACGTCCGCGACGACGGGACGCCCCTGTCGGTGCTGAGGCCGGAGGAGTCGTACGAGCTGCCGCTGGCACAGGCCCTCGCGGAGCTGCCCGCGCACGACGTCCGGGTCGAGGGCGGCGGCTTCGACGTGGGCGACGAGGAGTACGCGGAGATCGTCGGCCGGGTGCTGCGCGAGGAGATCGGGCGGGGCGAGGGCGCGAACTTCGTGATCCGGCGGACGTACGAGGGCTCGGTCCCCGGCTTCGGTCGCGCCGACGCGCTCGCGCTGTTCCGGAGGCTGCTGGAGGGCGAGCGGGGCGCGTACTGGACGTTCGTGGTCCACACCGGCGAGCGCAGCCTGGTCGGCGCCAGCCCCGAGGTGCACGTCCGGATGTCCGGCGGGACGGTCGTGATGAACCCGATCAGCGGGACGTACCGCTACCCGGCCGGGGGCCCGACGCCGGAGGACCTGCTGGCCTTCCTCGCCGACGGCAAGGAGATCGAGGAGCTCTCGATGGTCGTCGACGAGGAGCTCAAGATGATGTGCACGGTCGGCGACATGGGTGGGGTCGTGGTCGGGCCCCGGCTGAAGGAGATGGCGCATCTCGCGCACACCGAATACGAGTTGCGCGGGCGGTCGTCGCTGGATGTGCGGGAGGTGCTGAAGGAGACCATGTTCGCCGCGACGGTCACCGGGTCGCCGGTGCAGAACGCGTGCCGGGTGATCGAGCGGTATGAGCCTCTCGGGCGGGACGGTGTTGGGCGCGGGTATTACGCGGGGGCGTTGGCGCTGGTGGGGCGGGATTCCGGGGGTGCGCAGACCCTCGACTCGCCGATTCTGATCCGTACCGCCGACATCGCGGCGGACGGGCGGCTGAAGGTGCCGGTGGGGGCCACGCTCGTCCGGGGGTCGGATCCGGCGAGTGAGGTCGCCGAGACGCACGCCAAGGCGGCGGGGGTGCTTGCGGCGCTGGGAGTACGGCCCGGGCGGCCTGGGCGGGAGCGGGTGCGGCCGGTGTTGGCGGAGGATCCGCGGGTGCGGGCGGCGTTGGACGGGCGGCGGGGCTCACTGGCGCCGTTCTGGCTGCGGATGCAGGAGCGGACGGCCGAGCTTGCGGGGCATGCGCTCGTCGTGGACGCCGAGGACACGTTCACCGCGATGCTCGCGCATCTGCTGCGGTCGTCGGGGCTGGAGGTGACGGTACGGCGGTACGACGAGCCGGGGCTGCGGGAGGTCGTGCTCGGGCATGAGGGGGTGGTGGTGCTGGGGCCCGGGCCCGGGGATCCGGCGGATGTCGGGGATCCCAAGATGCGGTTCCTGCGGTCGCTGACCGCCGAGGTGGTGCGGGGGCATCGGTACGGGGTGCTCGGGGTGTGTCTCGGGCATGAGTTGATCGCGGCGGAGTTGGGACTGGGGATCGTGCGGAAGGAGGTGCCGTATCAGGGGGCGCAGACGGAGATCGACCTGTTCGGGCGGGCCGAGACCGTCGGGTTCTACAACAGCTTCGTGGCCCACTGTGACGACGGGGCGGCGGGCGAGTTGGCGGCGCGTGGGGTCGAGGTCAGTCGTAGTGCGAGTGGGGAGGTGCATGCGCTGCGGGGTGCCGGATTCGCGGGGGTGCAGT